The stretch of DNA CTGATGGAAATATGATCTAACAACAAGCCGCTGCCCAACAGGGTTATTGCAGTATGTATCACCCTTGAAGGTGGAGGAATTATATACTGGTTAATCATTCCTGCAGCTGACCCGGTAACCCACAGAGCCAGGATAACAAACGGAATGGTAAGACACTTTAATATTTTCATGAATACTCATCAAAAAAATCTCCCGGCACTTTTCTTGATTCCTCCTTTTTTATCATACTTGTCGTAACATGGTATCAAATTTAATTACCCCCCAAAACCCAAAAAACCCGTCCAGCCGGAAAAAGGCATAGACGGATAAAGTACACCGTAAAAGGTACCCTAAGAGTACAAATTCAACGATATACCCCTTGGTCTAAGGCATCTGCCCTTCTCCGCAGGGAAACCAAAGTTTTTGTAACACCCTTCAAGTGAAGCAAATTCAACTGGTCAGGTGTCAAGTTAATTATAAAAAGAAGTGATAAGCCAGTCAATATTCCTTATTATATGTTTGATTTTTGAAATATATTTTAAGTTTCAGCAAAAATACTAATGAAAAAGTTAATTGAGCAGTCCTGGTGGCTACAGGTGTATCGGAACTTTAAAACCTTCTATAAATGTAAAGCCATGTAGCCAATATCAGGCCAAATCGCTGTTTTGCATGCCTGTTATTTATTTTACCTCCTTAACCTCTACAAATTTTCCATCTTTATATTCGTATACTGCATGAAAAATGTTACTAACTGAAACAAAAAGAAACCCAACCTGTATCCAGTTGGGCTTCTTTGTTTAAGCTTGCTGGTGATTATTTCTGGTTTGGCCTTCGGTGACAAAAAAGCCAAAATGGGGCAGTGAAGCTGGTGAAATTCGCCTCACACCGCTTGATTAATCAATTCCGTATCGTCCGGCATTTGCAACCTGATGCGACGAATATTCAGGCGATTAATTTCCGCAACTTCGAGCTTAAAACCATCCAATTCCACGATATCACCAACCCGGGGCCTCTTACCCAGGCGGCCAAACATGTACCCGGCAAGGGTATCATATTCTTCCTCATCTTCTACCGGCAGGTTAAATATTTGTGCGGCTTCATCCAGTAGGAGCCGGCCGTCTACCAGGTAGGTTTTTTCATCCTCAGTGATAATTTGCGGCTGTTCATGATCAAATTCGTCCTGGATTTCCCCCACCAGTTCCTCCAGTATGTTTTCCATCGTGATGATACCGGCGGTACCTCCATATTCGTCTACAACCAGAGCCATGTGTTGATGCTGCTGCTGGAAATTATGCAGCAGTTTATCCAGCGGCATACCTTCGGGTACCAGCATAATGTTGCGGCGCACGTCATTTAAACCACTACCTGCTTCTAAACGGAACAGGTCTTTAATATGGATTAACCCCAACACGTTATCTCGGTCGCCTTCGCAAAGGGGAAAACGGGTATGGCCGGATTTCTTGGCAATATCTATGTTTTCTTCAAGGGGCTTGGTCAAATCAAGATACACTACTTCCGGCCTGGGCACCATTACATCCCGCACCACTTTATCCTCGAAATCAAACACGTTTTGCAGCAGGCGCCATTCTTCTTTATCCAGGTGCCCGCCGCGGTAACTCTCCTGTACCAGCATTTCCAGTTCTTCCTCGCTGTGGCTTTCTTCATGTTCGCTGGCTGGCCTGACGCCAAAAAGTTTTAAAATATTGTTTGCAGTACCGTTGAATAATACAATGCCAGGATAAAAGATAAAATAAAAAAACCGCATGGGCAGTGCCAGCCACAGGGTAACTATTTCAGCCCGCTGAATGGCCAGAGATTTGGGCACCAGTTCGCCTAAAACCACGTGCATGAAAGTAACCAGGGAAAAGGCAATGACAAAGGAAATGGAATGAATAGCCGCTGGAGAGGTAATGCCCAGTAAGAACATTAGCGGTTCAAGGAGTTTGGCTACTACCGGTTCACCAAGCCAACCCAGGCCAAGGCTGGAAACGGTAATGCCAAGCTGGCATACCGACAGGTAGGCATCGATGTTTTTAACACAGCACTGGGCGGTTTTGGCCATTTTATTGCCTTCATCCACCAGTTGCGCCAAACGCGTGGGCCTGACTTTAACAAATGAAAATTCCGCCGCCACAAATACACCGTTTAAGAACACCAGAAACAGGGCCAGCAGTATCTGTAGCGCAGTGATAATACTGAATGACACGCCGTCATCCATAGTAACTTATCTAATCCCCCTTTATAAAATAGATATTCGCTTTTGACTTCTATTTTTCTATTATATATTAACAGGTTAATTAGTTTAGACAAAACGTCCAGCGGGTCACTATAAAGATTTTAAAACCCACCTGGTCACTATTACAGCAGATAAGCCCCTGTTTTTGTTTATTATCTCACCCGCCCGCAGCAGGACACCCCCCCTGACAACATACGGGCGAAATAAATAAACTTATTTTTGCGTTTGCGATTTGGAGCTGATTAACACCTTATTAATTCTTCTATTTCCCATTTCTCTTACCTGAAACTTATATCCCTCCCAGGATATAGTTTCACCTTCCGTAGGCAGGTGTCCCATTTTTTCAAGCATAAATCCGGCGATTGTTTCGTATTCGGCATCAGGTGAGATTCTTTTTAAGTCTAGTGCTTCGATGATATCCTCAATTGGTGTGTCACCTTCCACTAACCATTGACCCTCTGAAGTTTTGAGCATAAGGCTTTGATCTTCAATGACATCCCCAATTATCTCGTCCACCAGGTCTTCAAGGGTAACTATCCCAGCAATGCCGCCATATTCATCTACAACAATGGCCATACTTAACTTTTCCTGGCGGAATTCCTTTAGCAATGCCACCGTATGTTTGGTTTCAGGCACGAACAAAGTTGCCGATATAATGTCTTCGACCTTGCGATCCTGATTTGCTAAAAATTCACAAGCCAAATTATGAACTCTCACCATGCCGATTACATTCTCATAATCGTTCTTATATACCGGGAATGCAGAGTAACGGACTTTACATACCTTTTCCAGAGCTTCTTTAATGCTGTCATCAGCACATAAATAAAAAATTTCGGTTCTCGGCACCATTACCTGGCGCACGACCCGGTCGCCAAATTCAAAAACAGCTTCAATCATACGCTTTTCTTCTTCGGGTAGAGTCCTGTGCTCCGTGATATAAAGCCGAATTTCCTCTTCCGTTATCTCTTTTTCGCATTGCTGGGGGTTCCCGCCCAGAAACTTTACAACTATATTTGTGGAAAAGGTTAAAAAACGTGTCAATGGTTTGGTTGCCCTGGCGATGAAATAAATCGGTCTTGCTGCAATTAAAGCAATCTTTTCAGACCATTGCATGGCCAAACGTTTGGGTGCCAGTTCCCCGAAAACCAATGTGATGTAAGAGATGATTACCGTTACGATTAACACACCCAGAGTGTTCGAGAAACCTGTTGGAATACCTATTTCTCCAAGTTGCTTGGCCACGGCCGTTGATAAACCAACCGCGGCGGTTGCACTGGCCAAAAATCCGGCCAGTGTTATACCAACCTGAATGGTTGCCAGAAAAAGGCTGGGGTTTTCAATTAATCCGATAAGTATTTGTGCTGATCTGTTTCCGTCATCTTTCAGCTGTTCTATTTTTATCCGCCGGGTGGTTAATACAGCTATTTCACTGGCAGCGAAAAAAGCATTAAATAAGATGAGTACAAAGATAAGCAATAAGCCCGTCCAATTAATTTCCAAATTAAACACCTTTGCATAACAATTTCTTGTCTTTTATTTAGCATGCATCAAATTATATATACCTATGCAAAACGGTGTATTACGTGACACGTTTAATTTATTAATCTATTGTCCTTGGGTAATAGTTTTTTGATTCCAATAAAGCTATATAGCAGTCAAGCAATCGCAGAGCACAGTTATGTGAGGATATTGATTCGGCGCTCTTTTTTGCACATTGGCCCATTTTGTGGCGCATTGTATGGTTATTAATTAACTCCATACTCTTATTGGCAAAGCATTGTGGGTTTAAATCGGTTAAAAAGCCGTCGTACTCGTTTTCAATCATTTCTGCAGCTCCATTTTGATTAACGGCTACAACGGGCAAACCGGCCGCTTTAGCTTCACCTATTACCAAACCTTGGGTTTCAGTTACCGATGCAAATACAAAAATATCTGCTCCGCAGTAGCAGTTGACAACTTCTTGTTTGGAGAGATTACCGGTAAATATAACTTTGTGGGAAATATTAAGTTCATCGGAGACCCTCTTTAATGTACTTTTTTCCGGCCCCCCACCGGCAATGACCAGGGTAGCTTCGGTATTAATTAAATACTTCTTAAAAACGTCAAAAATAAAACCCACGTTCTTTTCTTTTCCCAACCTCCCCACAAACAGTAGTATTACACTATCCTGAGGGATATTGTATTTTTTACGCAGCCAGGATTTGTCACTCTGTTTAAAATCATCAATAATAATCCCTGTAGGTATTATCCTTATAGGCGTTTTAACACCGATTTCCTGCAAATATTTTTGTGCAACTGTTGAGGGCGCTATCACAGTATCACATTTATTACTGAACTCAGCACAAAATTTTTTAACAATATTTCTGGTTACTTTTTGACCAAAAGGCACATAGTGCACATATTGTTCATAAAAAGTATGAAATGTAAACACCAGTGGTATATTATGCATCCTGGCGTGGTAGGCCCCCAAACGTCCGAGTAAAAAAGGTGAGTGAACGTGTATAATATCCAGCTTTAGTTTTTTTATGGTATTACTCGTGGTCAATGATAACGGTATGGCTAAGCTAAAGTTGGAATTGGTGGGGGCGGATATTGATTTAAATCTAAAAACACCGGTTTCTTCATTTTGGCTGTTGCCATAATAATCGGGGGCAAAGATATAGATTTCATGGCCCAGCTTTGTCAGCTCTTGTTTAAAAGTATCTATCGAGCGAACAACTCCGCTGGTATATGGTTTATAACTATCTGTAAATACGCCAACCCTAAGGCCCATTTATATTTCACTCTCCCGGGCAATGAATTTCATTTAAACAATGTTTATTGGTGAAAGCCATAATATGACACACTGGAACAGTATAACGTATAACTGTACAGTTATACTATCATTAATTGGAGAGTGTTGCCAGTGATAAAATTAAATTTCGGCGGGTACCAGCTAAGAAAGAGCTGGAGGAGGAATAATATATTAATGCCAACGCTATTTACCAATTCCGTTGCGTGGCAATTATTTACTAGTTAATGTTTTAGAACAACTTGACCGATGCCATGGGTGTGATCAACATTTCCGACTGTATGCCCGGGTGGTGCCCATGCCGTTCTATGACCCCCGGGGCAAACGGATGAAAATGTGAGGTGATGGTCATGACGGAGATACAAAGACGCTCACCCGTTCAATTCAAGACCGGCGTCTAAAAGATCGAGATGCGGGACAACTGGCCGGTGGTATTGAAGTATAGCAACGAAGGCCGGGGCCCCTATCTGGTGGATTTGACCCATAAGGCCAAGTGGGATCTGCAGGATAAGAATCTGGCGGCACGTAAACCGCTGGGGCTGGATATTCCGGCGCTGCCCGGCGCTTGCGCCTTTCAGAAAGGCGTACTGATCAATCGCATGAATCCCACCCAGTCCGCCATCTGGCACCTGCTGGCCGATGCGCCCGCATTGCCGGGCGAGCCGGGGTACACCGATGTGACCAGCGCTTGGGCTTCCGGCTTGCCCGAAAAGCCGGATCAGCTCAGGCGCCGGCGTAATGGATTTGTTGACTATTCAGCTCAGTAAACCTTAAAAACCCCGTGGTAAGCTTAACCATGGGGTCAAGGTTGATTCCGATATTTCAAGAAAAGCGCGCTCATTCAGTTCCCTCAACGCGCGCTTTTCAGTACTTTAATCCTTAGCGCTTGCATAAATTGGGGACATTCCTCGAAGAGGTGTGTCCCCTGACCGCTGATGGCAAGCATAAACTTCCTAGCTAAAGTAGAACACAAGAAAAAGGGGTAGATTTCGACAGGGAGACGATTCTGTTTATAGATTTTTATACTAGTCCTGAAACTCCTGAAGCGATACTTTTAAGTCTTTTGCGACAGCTTCAACAACTGGCGGTGGGTATTTTCTAGTGTTTCCGTGCTTCACGACGGAGAAAGGTTTTCCTTTTCTGTTGAGTCCAATCCAATTAGGTAATTAATAAATGCTACAGGTATGGTAAGTCATGCCACGTAAAACAATGTTTGACTTATTTAGTGTTGATACCTATATAGGTCTCGAGGACAGAAATTAAGAATCATCAGAGGCAGCTTGAGGCCAACTAAGTAATATACCAGAAATTCAAAAAACAGGGCGCTTCCGCCAATTTGCTTGGAAGATGGCCGGTCACCGGGAACCCAGAGGTATAGCCCAGGGTTCCAAAAACATGATCGGAGCCAAAATGAGACTCATTTAATACGGCGTAAACACTAAAATCAAGCGGGTTTGATGCGGAAACAATGTTGACTCATTTTTCAAGTATTATTGATAGTTGGGAAGCTGAACAGCAAAAGGAATTCGCTAAAGAAATAACAGAAATAATGAAGTTTTTCCAAAAATACAGATTTACGCAAATTGATTGATGGATTGGCTGCACTGGTAAGCCAAGTATTCAAGCTGGATCCCTTTGCCCCTGTCTTTTCGTATTTTGTAACCGTAAGCGCGACAAGCTTAAAAATTTTGCAATGGGACCACAATGGCTTCTGGCTTCATTTCCGGCGTTTAGAACGTGGGAAATTTCAGTGGCCGGCAGAAAAGAACTGCACCTCGATCAAAATTAGCCGCCGGGAATTGCGCTGGTTGCTCGATGGCCTAAAGTTGGAACAAAAGCAGGCCCACCCTGCAGTAGCAGCACGTACAATAATTTGATCTTTTAATAATTTTTTTACAGTATTTACGAGAGCTTGAGAGGATAATGTAAAAAATAGTCGAATTTTAAATATATAAATAATTCACCTAATGTTGCCACGATTAATGAACTATAAAAGCGCTGTGAACTGCTAGGACAGCAGAATGTTGAGCTAACCGCTAAATTACGCTGGTTTGAAGAGCAGTTCCGTTTAAGCCAACAACGCAGGTTTGGTGCTTCCAGTAAACGCTCGGATTCAAAGCAGTTCGAGCTTAACTTTTTCAATGAAGCAGAAGTGGAAGCAAAGCCGGAAGCTAAAGAGCCAACAGTTAAAACTATCACCTACCAGCGCCGTAAAAAGCGCGGCCATCGTGAATCTATGCTGGAAAACCTGCCGGTTTAAACGATAGAGCCTCAACTCGCTTCCCAAGCGAGAGCCATTTCCGTCTTTGGGTATCATTCCAAAGAAGGGAGGCTTAACGTCAATGACCGGTCTTGAGGCAACCGGTAGAGCGGCACGGAACCCGGTCGTGAGCAGCGGTAGTTTTGCAGTTAGGGGGACTATCTTGCCGGCGGTAGAGGCGCCAGGCAAGGACATACCCCGGGGCTATTAAACTGCTGGCAACAGTTTAACGGGCGGGGGATGGTAGTGAAGCTTCCGACAGGAAGCTTTACTGAAGACACGCAGTGTCGTTTATTTTTAGCCGGTAGGGTGAAAATAAACGACACTGGCAAGGGGCGTCAGTCCCTAGCTTTTCTGTGTGCTTTTGCGGTAGCAATTAGCAATAAGCATATAGTATAGCTAGGGATATTTTTTACGCCGACAGGCGTTTTGTTGCAGCAGCAATATTAAAAAATGATCACTGTCTTAATATCGGGTGTGACCCTTTTAAGGGTTAGCCAGGCAATCAATGCAACATGGCCTGAACGAAGTGAAAGCTAGCGCGCAGGTCAAGTATTAAGCACTTATAGGGCTGGGTCAAGACCACCCCTTTTAGAAGTGGTCTTGACTGTGTCTCAACTTTATACTTTTTAAATATTAGATTTTAGCACTTTAAAACTTTAAAGAAGCATATACTTGAGCATTGCCAATATAGGATTTATCCAAAGTATATCTTCTGCCATCTGGTGTAGGGACATTTATGGGCCATTCTTCTAAAGTAACATTGCTCCCATTAGTAAAACTGACCCAAGTATTGGCACTGTTTTTATATTTCATTTCGGATGCAAATACTTGATTATGCTTTACACTCCAGGTCGCTAACGGAATAGCAACTCCAGTGTCTTGATAAGATGCAATAATTAAACGAGCTTCGTTGCTATAACTGCCACTTGGTAAAGTATTGGCAAAAGTCCTAAACACGCTGTCATTTACTTTAAATACTACTTTGT from Desulfoscipio gibsoniae DSM 7213 encodes:
- a CDS encoding hemolysin family protein, with amino-acid sequence MDDGVSFSIITALQILLALFLVFLNGVFVAAEFSFVKVRPTRLAQLVDEGNKMAKTAQCCVKNIDAYLSVCQLGITVSSLGLGWLGEPVVAKLLEPLMFLLGITSPAAIHSISFVIAFSLVTFMHVVLGELVPKSLAIQRAEIVTLWLALPMRFFYFIFYPGIVLFNGTANNILKLFGVRPASEHEESHSEEELEMLVQESYRGGHLDKEEWRLLQNVFDFEDKVVRDVMVPRPEVVYLDLTKPLEENIDIAKKSGHTRFPLCEGDRDNVLGLIHIKDLFRLEAGSGLNDVRRNIMLVPEGMPLDKLLHNFQQQHQHMALVVDEYGGTAGIITMENILEELVGEIQDEFDHEQPQIITEDEKTYLVDGRLLLDEAAQIFNLPVEDEEEYDTLAGYMFGRLGKRPRVGDIVELDGFKLEVAEINRLNIRRIRLQMPDDTELINQAV
- a CDS encoding hemolysin family protein codes for the protein MEINWTGLLLIFVLILFNAFFAASEIAVLTTRRIKIEQLKDDGNRSAQILIGLIENPSLFLATIQVGITLAGFLASATAAVGLSTAVAKQLGEIGIPTGFSNTLGVLIVTVIISYITLVFGELAPKRLAMQWSEKIALIAARPIYFIARATKPLTRFLTFSTNIVVKFLGGNPQQCEKEITEEEIRLYITEHRTLPEEEKRMIEAVFEFGDRVVRQVMVPRTEIFYLCADDSIKEALEKVCKVRYSAFPVYKNDYENVIGMVRVHNLACEFLANQDRKVEDIISATLFVPETKHTVALLKEFRQEKLSMAIVVDEYGGIAGIVTLEDLVDEIIGDVIEDQSLMLKTSEGQWLVEGDTPIEDIIEALDLKRISPDAEYETIAGFMLEKMGHLPTEGETISWEGYKFQVREMGNRRINKVLISSKSQTQK
- a CDS encoding glycosyltransferase, whose product is MGLRVGVFTDSYKPYTSGVVRSIDTFKQELTKLGHEIYIFAPDYYGNSQNEETGVFRFKSISAPTNSNFSLAIPLSLTTSNTIKKLKLDIIHVHSPFLLGRLGAYHARMHNIPLVFTFHTFYEQYVHYVPFGQKVTRNIVKKFCAEFSNKCDTVIAPSTVAQKYLQEIGVKTPIRIIPTGIIIDDFKQSDKSWLRKKYNIPQDSVILLFVGRLGKEKNVGFIFDVFKKYLINTEATLVIAGGGPEKSTLKRVSDELNISHKVIFTGNLSKQEVVNCYCGADIFVFASVTETQGLVIGEAKAAGLPVVAVNQNGAAEMIENEYDGFLTDLNPQCFANKSMELINNHTMRHKMGQCAKKSAESISSHNCALRLLDCYIALLESKNYYPRTID